In Ammospiza caudacuta isolate bAmmCau1 chromosome Z, bAmmCau1.pri, whole genome shotgun sequence, the genomic stretch GCTGTCCTActcaggagcagctgggtgggTGGCTGGCAAATCCCTTGGGGCTGGAGGCTCTAAGCTGAGGGTTTAGAGGAAGGatgaatttataaaaataatgttcTAATAATCAGGAATAAATCAGGAAATTCTTTGACCTTTTGGATCTTGcctaaaaattttttttaagtgtctgCTAGGTGGTGTAGAATTTCTTTGCTTCAAAAGTTTAATGGATGAGTCAGGCTTCCCAAGATTTGAACCTGTTTCAAAGAGCTATGCAGTATTTCAAATCTGCCTGTgaaggctgcagctctgggctgtgttttaTCTGATAAAAAGCCAGGCCTTGCATTGTGTGAAATATAATGGTACATTGAATTctgagctgtgccatgctgcACTTGGACTGCTTCCAGCTCACCTGCTAGCAGCCTCTGtagcacagaaagcaagaactgTGCTGAAGTCAGCTGAAGGATATGATTTGAAACAGAGCAGGCTTGCTTTACTGATGCTTCTTTTGTGAAATATCACTAATTGTGTTCATCCAGCCTAACAGGATGGAACTTAGGTCTGTGACTAAGCAGTGTAGTGGAATTCTCCTTCCTACTTACCTGCTGTTTGTGCGCTGAATATTCCTTCATTTTACAGTAACACCATGCTAGCTGTGAaatggaaaggagaaacagaggAGGCTTTCActaagaaagagaagaaagctgctaaagagaaaaaaccaaTTAAAGAGGCAGCATTAATAACCAAGGAGGAGTCTGAAAATGTTCCTGTGTAAGTAAGCGTGGCTTCCCTTGTACCCTGGCATATCAGTTTGGGTGGCACACATAGGCTTGGGAGAGTGACCTCTTGCAGAACTGGGACTGACAGAGATGAAATATTTCATGGGGTGAAACATGACAACAGCTCCAAATGGTTTAAAGGCATTGCTAGCAAACCTGAAAATCGAATTAATTAATTGGGCTCCTCTTTATGATTTGAAACAGAGCAGGCTTGCTTTACTGATGTTTCTTTTGTGAAATATCACTAATTGTGTTCATCCAGCCTAACAGGATGGAACTTAGGTCTGTGACTAAGCAGTGTAGTGGAATTCTCCTTCCTACTTACCTGCTGTTTGTGTGCTGAATATTCCTTCATTTTACAGTAACACCATGCCAACAGAGAAATGCAAAGGAGAAACAGAGAAGGCTGTGGAACTGAGCActaagaaagagaagaaagctgctaaagagaaaaaaccaaTTAAAGAGGCAGCATTAATAACCAAGGAAGAGTTTGAAAGTATTCCTGTGTAAGTAAGCGTGGCTTCCCTTGTACCCTGGCATATCAGTTTGGGTGGCACACATAGGCTTGGGAGAGTGACCTCTTGCAGAACTGGGACTGACAGAGATGAAATATTTCATGGGGTGAAACATGACAACAGCTCCAAATGGTTTAAAGGCATTGCTAGCAAACCTGAAAATCGAATTAATTAATTGGGCTCCTCTTTATGCTGGTATTGGGAAGATGGAAACTGATCAGTCAGAACCCAAACCTCTTATCTCAAAAGTCACTGTAATTGTATGAACAGAGATTTATTAGCTAACAGGTGAATCCTCATCTTGTTTTGAGAactgacattaaaaaaagagcCACCATCTCATAACATGGAGGGTTTGTTTACATATAGAAAGAAGAACAGTGAtaaatactggttttatttgACCCACATATTGGTTTCTGGAAACTTCAGGTCTTGACATACCACTCTGTTTTGAGACAGGAAAAGGAATCAGACTtgttaaaagcaaaaaacccactttgcactaaaattcccaaatttctggaATAGAAAGCTGTGGGTGTTTTCCCCTAACATCAGGACCTGACTAATGGATATCCTTGTCTGAAGTCTGATATATAGGAATAACTTCTTAAAGAGCATTTGGGTGGCATGGTTAAATGTTTCTGcaagaagaagaaatttctCTTGATGCCTAAGGCTAAATTGTTATTGAGATTCTAGATTTACTGTGCTCCCTGACGATACCTGTTTCAGTAAGAAATATAGTTTTGAGTCTGTACTTTACTTAAGGCTTTCCAATAATTTTTTCTATAGCCTTCAAAATTTTCAGGTGAGTAATGCCCATTTTCTTCCTTATCCTGAATATTGAGCTAATAATAAAGGACTTCTTAGAAGAGCATGCACCTGGTATTTTTATTCTGCAGAAGACATCAGGTATTTTGTGGATTTACTCCCTTAGGTAGTTCTCTCCTGATAAAATTATGAGAGGATAAAGCCGGAGCCTGGGAATTTTTAGTCTTTATCTCAGCTGTGGCAAGAAAAATAGACACAGATCATTCCAGACAAATACTGTTTTAACTTCCCATTAAGGCTATGATCTTCCACACCACAAGACAGGTGGAAGGACATTTGGtgcatggtttagtggtggccgTGGCCATGCTGGGGGAAAGCTTGGACTcgatctcagagggcttttcccaCCTAAAGGCGTTTATGATAACCCTTGAAAGTGGAAGGTTTTCctctgctgttcatgggcaTGGAGGATGGGGACAGAGGCCAGATGATCCTCTTCCTATCCATTACAGATtcacaaaaccacagaataaGCAGAGTTGGAAGGCACCCCTTGTGAAAATGTTGCAGCTGTGTTGGAAGATACCCATTACGGAAAGGTTGCAGCTTGGACTGTGCTAGTAGAGCTctacaaataattttattcagaTGGGAGAAGCATGTTTGTTCTGTGGAGGAAAATTTACATGAATTTACATAGATCTATTAATCTACCAGTATTTCTGTTGCCTGGCAATGTTGTAGTACAAGATTGAGGGAGTACTTGCAATTTCACATACTGATTGACCAAATCTAAGCAGCAAATACTTGTAATACAAATTCTCTTACACTGAATGTATTCTATTGGAAGAATTAGAATTTGGTTCAGGGCCCATTTCTTCAGGTGAGCACTGGAGGTGGGGGGTGGTCACTGAAAAATGGAGGCTGTTTTCACTTGCTTTATGCTGAACATGAAAGAAAATCTATTCCTAACACCATCAGGCCACTTAAAAGGAACACAGGCTTCAGTGACTTCATAGTCCTAGGACTGGGCAGCTGGCATTTAGCAAAGGTACACACTGTGTTAAGGGGCAGATGTGGAGCACCCTGATCAAACAGAGTACTTTGCACAATAAAAAACCTGCAAATTATCTTACCCTTCAAATCTGTTGCAGGAGGGTGCTTTTGGAGGAAGATAAAGGACATTTCACAGTACCTGTCTTTGTTAACTTTTGACTTTGAGGCAGAGGAAAATGTTTGCTTTATTCTGTGTCTAGAATTTTTACTCCTTTCTAAAAATCTTACTGCTGAAAGCATTTTAGATTCTGTGCATTCATTATAACTCTCAAGTCTCAAAAGATGGTGGCTTGGGAGAATACATGGCTATTTTAGCCCAACCGTTTTTGAGAGAGCAGGGGGTGGCCATTACAAGCTTTATCTCTTTTAGAGTGGTATATATGTGTTATATTGATGttattcttttctctgaggaaCATGGCACTGTGCTCTGGTTTTCATACCTATagaaaaaatgctttgaaaaaggGCTTCTgtggattaaaaaaagaaactgacTGCATCTTTTTTAGAAGAGTTTTGAATTTTACTGCATTTGGAATAGTGAAGCagattttaaagttattttaaatcTAAATTAAATGCCTGAATTTGGAACTTCTCaactttgtatttttatattagCGTACGTACGGACTGAAATAAATGTCAGCATTAACGGGTTTTCCAGCCATGGTTGTGTAGAAACATGAGAGGGCTGTGGGACAGCTGGAGTTTTTATGATCCTTAGTTATGCACAGAATAAAAATTCCATTTGGTTTTGACAGGGTTTAATTTCGGATTAAAGCATCTTGGATGCCTGAGGGCCTCTCAAAGAACATTTGTGTTTAGGTTTAGGCAGCCCAGTCCTGCCTCTCTGTTTCAGTTTCAGGATGAGCTGAGGGGCTGCCTTGCCTTTACTGAGTGTGCTCACTGTCTGTGTGTTGACAGTGGGAGCACAGGAACTTAAATAAAGGTGTTTTATACCTCTGGGCTGAGCCTTCCTCGCTCTGCACGCTCCCCTGTGCAGCAGGGAGGCAAAGAGAGCAATAAACAGCAGTTaatgcagcaggcagagccctgctgtggtttacaggctgtgctcctgctgtggctgcatgTCGGGGGGGGTACTGCTGCTTTATTACTGGGCATTTATAGCTACGGGATGGCTGCGCCTCCAATGCTGAATTCCTGAATTCATCGAGGTAGCAATAAAGTTGAAAGCTGGTTGCAAGTAACTTAGTGGCTACTAAGTTTCAAATTCGGTTTGGAGGCAGAGCAATTGCTTTGAATTCAGTTTTACACACCTAGCCGACCTGTCTGCCTGGCAGGGACTGGCTGCTGTTGGAATCTGCAGCACTTATTTTGAGTTGGCAATTGCAGAATGCCTGTCTGAATTCTGGTTGGGAATACTGAACTTGTAATTGATTACCTACTTCTGCTTTGAATTCTTTGTGTGCTCCCCAAAGATTGAACTTGTCTGCTCAGATTAAAACGAGGGAGGAACTCGCTGTTCATTGATCTTTTCAGTCTCGCTGTCCTGCAGCTTTGAGCCACCTGCTCTACTGACCTAGAGCATTCATTCTCAGAATTAATTGTAACACTTGTGTAATTCCTCACATCTGCAAACCAATACTGAGCAAAACACAAACAGGCTGGGTTTGTTGTAGCAACTGAATGAAGGCCACAGGAGAATGCAGATTGCAGGGTTAGCCCAGCCTTTACTGCCATTTTtgggagggggaaggaaagTATTGTTGTATTTAGCTTACTGCTTGTGATTAGAGTTcagatttcatttttatataatGGTTTCTTAGTGTGCAGCACAGTTCCTTTTCCTTGAAGGCATGACTTTACATCTATAATACTGAATAGCCTTACTTGCAAATCTTCCAATGTTCTAGTATTTCCACATCACTTTGTTCTTTATCTTCTGTGCTTCCTGTACCTCTAGGCTGTTATCAACAGACCTTATTCTTCTAGTACTAGTATTATGAAAAGCTCTGAGAGTTCAGAAATGGATGCTGGTGGTGCAGAACCTTATCTTCACAGCTCAGCAGGCTCCACAGAAATATACAGAAGGCAACACACAGCTAGCAGCTCATCAAAAAACACcaaataatcacagaatcactgggttggaagagaccttcacgATCATCATGTGCAACCCATaccctaacacctcaactaaaccatggcacttagtgccacagcaaaaaaaacaaagcaaaaaccaaccaaacaaacattaacaaaccaacaaaaaaatttaaaagggccCATGGTGGGCACGGGGCCGCTGTGCTCCGGCTCCGATCTATGCCCACTGCCGGATTGTTCACTGCCCTGGCCAAACAATAAATGGCTGTAACATCAAACACAGCTCATTTGTGGTGATAACATGAGCCAAGTTGTGCTCCTAGGCAGACATTTCATTTTATGCTGTTTTCTGCAaagttgctttatttttctgtgtttaagtGGCACACTATAAAAGCAACCTTTATTCcattttgaaaagctttttacaGCTTAAACACTGAATGCATTCTGCTTCCTAATTTAACTTTCTAATATTTTATCTTTCTGGTTTATGTTCTGTCACAGCCTTTTTACCTTCAGGATTGTTAAGCAATCAAGGAAATGAGCAGAATTAACTACTAGATATATTAATTTATACAAAACAGGAGAAACTGCCTCTAACAAGGAATGGCTTCTTCAGTTAAGGCAGATGAAAGAGAAGAATAAACACAGAACTTTGTGACTTTCTAGTTACtgattcttatttttatttgtaggTATTTGAAAGGCCGTATAAAACATGATGAGATTAATGCAGTTGTTCAAGATATTAACAAGGCCGTGCTGGCCAAGTACAAGATCTTGTGTCAGCCTTTGAAGTCTATGACTGCACCAGTCAGAAGCCTCTACCACAGGTTCATAGAAGGAGAAACTAAGGATACAagaggtatttttttccttgttagTACCAAACTCATAACACTTGGATGTTGCAGGAGAAGTATAAAAATACTGGtctttttttcaggatttttgacTGAAGTTTCCCATAGTGATTGGCTCactttttccatgttttccttgaaaaatgTCCCTTTGATGGTGTGTCATGGCAGAAACTCTGAGTGCACAAAGATTTAGTTTGGAATCGCTACAAGTTCTGGAAACTCTTAGTTTGATAACCAAACCATAGAAATGTGTTCTCAGGTGTTAAACTTGGTTGGAcatgaattattaaaaattttttatGAAGTTGGGAAATCTGGCTAATTAATTGTGCTGCAGTGGCTTTGTGGAAGAGGTAAATCTGTCTGATAAtcttaaaaaattttctcctcttAAAAGCATAGAGGGAGTGAAAACCAAAATACCTTTCTTTCAATTGAAAAGTTGCACTTACAGGCTAGTTTTCCCAAAAATATGTGCCACAGTAAGTCTCTAACATTAAAATCTCCTTTTTGACATGCCTTTCCTCTTGAGAACAAGTACATAATTATTCCTGGGGGCATAGTGCTCGTATCAAGCTTGGAGATGTCCTTAGAATGCCCTCATGTTTCCAAGTTCAGGCAAAAAGAGTGGAGCAAGCTGTCTTCTGCCTCCCATAAAAAGAGCTGTCTCTGACAGAACCATGGCACCCACCTTCTGTTTTAGCCCTGGACAGAATGCTAGAACTTCTGCCCTGAGCATTCACTGGGCACTCGGGAGTGCCCTGAAGATTACCTGcaactttttcttccttcctttggttttgctgctcttcaagaCTGTGGATATTATAGTATGATGTTAACATCAGTGACTTCTGGGTTCTAAATGCAGCTTTTCTGTAGGGAGGGAATTCTCACCTGATGGACATGCTGGCACTTTGTTCTGAGACCTGTAAGataaacacagaatcacagaatggtttggatgggaAGTGGCCTTCAATATTAAACCACCTCCAcctcctgccttgggcagggacacctcccactgtcccaggctgctcccagccccatccagcctggcctggggcactgccagggatccaggggcagccacagctgctctgggcaccctgggccagggcctgcccaccctgccagccagccattcctaattcccaatgtgccaaaatctgtgcctgccctctggcagtgggagccattgcctgggtgctgtccctgcctgccttgtccccaggggctgtgcagctctcctggagcccctggaggccctggcaggggctctgaggtgtccctggagcttctctggtgcagctgaacagccccagctgggccaggctggctccagagcagaggggctccagccctggcagcagctccgtggcctcctctgcactggctgcagcagctccacgtCCTTCTCATGCTGCAGTCACAGGGCTGGACACAGGACTCCAGATGAGATCTCAGTTACCATACAAAGCTCATTGTTGTAAAGGGCTTTATTAATATTGATCTAAGCACAGAATGCAGCTAGGTAAATTCATTCTAATGCGGCTAGATAAATTTGTGTGACTGACTTTTGGTTTGGGCTGTGATGGTTTGGCTTCTCTCTAAGCATGTTTTGCCTCAGTTGAACAGAAGCTTATATTAATCTGGATTTCTTAAAATACTGGCTTCATCAATTTAATTTACAGCACATTTTTGGTGTCACTGCTCCTATCCTTAGGACAGTAGTAAAGAGTTTGAGCCCACAGCTGTAGAAGAGAGGCTGAACACTAGAAGGGCCCTCCTGGGCTTGGAGTGCTGCTCAGTCTGTACTGTGATCCACAACAGTCTTGGCTGCAGGGAAGAAGCCATTCTAGCAACTTGAGAAAGCTACAGCTAGTCAGAGAATCTTCTGTCAGCTGGGGGCCTTAAGTCTGAAAAACTGAAGTGCTTAATTGCTTTAAGTACCTGAGAGATGGTCTTTATTTCTTGTTTATCTTGGGCAGCTCAGTTAGGAAACTAGGACATTCAGCATCTGATAGAGCGTGTGTAGTTGTGTGGTAGATGGttttgtttggggcttttttgtgaTTAATGATTTAGAAAGCCTAGAGAAAAGTCCTGGCAGGCTGTCAGATGGTTCTTATCTGGCCAGCACAAAATGATTAAATGTCTTTATCCATTGCATTTTTCAGGATGATGTTCCGCATCCattgatttgtttgtttaaatcTCTCCTGTGAGTGTCTCTCTGCTTAGGATTCCCACTGCTTCTCAGCCTGGGCTGATTGCCAGCTGACCTCTTCTCTGATTTCAAGATGAGAGAAGATGCTGCCTGGGTTATCAGGGTCACTAACAGCCACTCAGGTGGTTCAGTGAGTTTAGATGCTTGTTTAGCACATGAACCAAACCACTGCCCTTCACCCAGCTCTGATTTCTTCACAAAAAAGATCCTGCTCTGCTGAATGTTGCCACTCTGGATTGTGAGCAAATATAAGAAGGAATCTTGTTTTATCAGAATTCAGGACGTTCTGATGCTGCCCCAGATGTAACAGACTGTGAAGGCAGCAGGCAGGTTATGCCTGGCTTCCCAACACTGTTTGGGTGTGTTGGTGTCCCTGGAAGTTGTAAATGGTCTCTATTTGAGACCATTTTCTATTTTGAGCAGTAATGCagttcttctttctttcctaatAAACAAACTTCCTACTTCTCATCTGTATGTGGATTTGGTGGCGTTACAAGCTCTGAGATTCCAGCAGAGTTCCTCTCCGGGGAAATATCTCTGGATTTTGACAGTTACTGTCTCTGGAAGATTCTACTCCCTGTGAGACAAGTGTGTCACCAACTCTCATGAGAGGCCCAGGCTGTGAGAAAACACGATCTGTTATTTCTCAGCTCTATCTGAGCaagattttgggggatattgCACTTACAAACATAATTATTGGAACCTCAGTTCTTTTCTGGCAGCGTCGGCTTTCCAGCTTGTATCAGCTATATCCCAGTGAAGCTGGAAGGACTTAACAGGAGGAAGAGATGCTCCATTTTTCCCAAGATGTCACTGCCTCAGTGTTAAGGATAAAACAAGAAGGGAGAATGTTGTCTTCTTTTTCTAAGCTGAATCACCCCTACCCTTGTGTCCTCCTTCCCATTAGACTTGGAAAGCATGATACTACACATAATTCAGGAATCATTTAAGTTGGAAAAGGTTTTTAAGATCACAAATTCCAACAATATGGTGTCAAATGAGCGCTATATTCACCATGTCATCCAGGGGTACATTCATggttttttgaacacttccagggatgttAACTCCATCGCTGCCCTAGGCAGCCTGAAATTTAGTGACAATTTGCTTACAGAAGTAGTTAATCAACTACAAGAAGGGGGGAGCTCTCAGCTTTGATGCAGGACTTGCCTGTGCCATTTTCTTGGAGACACAGGGATGATGTTGCAAGTGATGAGTCTTTTCCTGTGATTTTCTTAAGTAATGATGGATCATTCTTTTCCAAATATGATGCAAGTCAAGGGAATGGTGGGCTGCATAGCTCTGATGCATGCAGGGATCTAGCTCCAGAAAGTGAGTGCCTGCTGGGAGACGGAGCTCATGGAGCGGGGCCTGTGGATGATGCAGAGTGTCTGAACTTCAGGGCAAGGCTGGCAATTCCCCTTCTGATGACAGGTTTTAAAACTAGAACAAAGTTCCCAATATTTAGTGTGAAGCCATCCTACTGACTGTAGAATTATGAATTGTACATTGTGGAATGATGAAGAAGAGGCTGTGCTGTCACTTGTGGAACGCTGAGTGTatcccacagcagagccatTTCTGTAACAAAACTGTTGTTCGTTTTCCAGAATTGTTTTTCGTTGTGGAGGAGGATATTAAGATGTTCACTCAGCTGAAATTGGACAGGAGGTTCTACAACATCCTCTGCATCctgaggcactgcaggagaGTGAGAGAGATTCGTAGCTCCGGGCTCATCCGCTATGTCATCTGCTAACACCTCCCTGTGCGTGACCtgacaccctgccctgctctccaaCTGGGCCAGACAGACAGGGGTTTTCAGGCATCTACCCTAAATTAGGAGTGGCGTTCAAGTATTTGAGTTTTAATTAAGTTTTTATTTGAGTTTTAATTTGCAAAGTTATGGGAACTATAAACCCGCACCGGGAAGTCAGCTGGGCGTATTTTATAGTCAGTAAAGTTCTCTGCAGTTTAACCATGCTCCTTTGGTCCTTTTGTGTTTctgagtggttttttttctttttttctctttcagagaATTTTTCTCCCGTTTGTTGCCGAAGAGATGAGAACAATGGATATTGGAGACAAAAGATGTGGAAGGAGAGGGGTGGGACTGTGAGGTGGGGAAGAAAAGGTATGCAGTTTGGTACTGTCCCTTAGCCAGGGGCATTTCTCTTAGGAAAGGCAAAgaggagcctgggctgggggtcAGGGGCTGGGCTTGGGCTTCAGTGCTCTCAGGATTGGAGGGGAGACAGGTggggtttgtggttttgggttgtGCTGCGGAGAGAATGCACTGCTCCTGCACTgcactgcactgctgctgtcctgcactGCTTCTCCTTGGCTTGAGTGTGCCTTTGCTTGGGGCAGCAGCCATCAAACTGGCACCTTTCCAAGCCCCAGCCTACTGGGAGGGACCCTTCCCATCTCCTGAACTACCTCAGGACTTTCTTAATCTTTCTTCTTGTGCTAACTGTACATTTTGGAGTTTTCTACATCACCTGAACAGGAAGATCTGAGGAGATCCGAATACTTCTAGACTGATTGGTGATTCTGTTAGTCTTGTTCTTTTCCACCTGCATCATggagacagatttttttcctcagatacTTAGACTGGCCTGAAACAGTTGgggtttgaaataaaaatattcacattAATCATGAAAATTCAGGTCAGACTTGTCCTGTTTTTATTATAGGAGTCTTTATTACAGCTTTTGTTgctttcaaattatttattagCTTATTAAAGTTCAGAGTAGATCTATTGTGATAAATATAAACTCTGCAAGTAACAAAAACTGTTTTGATAAGAAAAGCTgtgttccttttctttcatgaGCCTATATCTGCTGTTATCCTAACATCTCATCTAAAGTGCCTCCTCTTGTCCCCTGTCAGCATTAACATGAAATTAAATGTGCAAAATATTCCAAATGATCTTTGAACTTTGTCAATAAAGAGATTCTGCTGCGTTTCTAGATTCCCTTTGTGTGTGttgcattttggggttttgctttttGGTCTTTTGCTCTGGAACACAGAGATCCAAGCTGTGATCTCTACTCTGCATTTTATTGGAATATATTTGAGGACCCTAGAGATTGTTCTTGGCTTCTGATGGGTATTAAAAAGCAAGATCAGATAGTATACAACTTTACCCTGATTTTGCCCACTCACTGTAAAGTCCTGTcaggattttttctcttcaTATGTCACTGAAcagtgtttttttatttttatttccttagtACTTGTTTTGGTCTGGGTAAGCTTGGTTGctgcatgatttttttccccctccttttcttgttttgttgtgGGGATTGCAGTTTTTGCTTAATTAGATGTTGGTTAACAGCTTTCGATCCGTTACTATggagtttttaattttctgaacTATTTTCCCTCGGGCAGATTCTCACAAATGTGCTCATTATTTTAATTCCCTGTCCTaatgct encodes the following:
- the SKA1 gene encoding spindle and kinetochore-associated protein 1 is translated as MASSRLEDLAIHIDKKIANIKKCLLFRDIGKNDSWKPVIRKMHNEVICVHDLLHKMEKEVKEQEKLNYSLQEIRKTAERNQKTAQHLLELIPCHLPKIQSCNTMLAVKWKGETEEAFTKKEKKAAKEKKPIKEAALITKEESENVPVNTMPTEKCKGETEKAVELSTKKEKKAAKEKKPIKEAALITKEEFESIPVYLKGRIKHDEINAVVQDINKAVLAKYKILCQPLKSMTAPVRSLYHRFIEGETKDTRELFFVVEEDIKMFTQLKLDRRFYNILCILRHCRRVREIRSSGLIRYVIC